From the Acidovorax carolinensis genome, one window contains:
- the clpA gene encoding ATP-dependent Clp protease ATP-binding subunit ClpA, with protein MIAQELEVSLHMAFVEARQQRHEFITVEHLLLALLDNPSAAEVLRACSANIDDLRSSLSNFIKDNTPQVAGSDEVDTQPTLGFQRVIQRAIMHVQSTGNGKKEVTGANVLVAIFGEKDSHAVYYLHQQGVTRLDVVNFIAHGIKKGEPPEPAKAENQAEGEEGGGSERNEKASPLEQFTQNLNQAAKEGKIDPLIGRHYEVERTIQILCRRRKNNPLLVGEAGVGKTAIAEGLAWRITQNDVPEILAEAVVYSLDMGALLAGTKYRGDFEQRLKGVLKSLKDKPNAILFIDEIHTLIGAGAASGGTLDASNLLKPALSSGALKCIGATTFSEYRGIFEKDAALSRRFQKVDVVEPTVQETIDILKGLKSRFEEHHSVKYAAAALQAAAELSAKYINDRHLPDKAIDVIDEAGAAQRIMVPSKRKKTIGKAEIEEIVAKIARIPPANVSNDDRGKLQTLERDLKSVVFGQDKALEVLASAVKMARSGLGKGDKPIGSFLFSGPTGVGKTEAAKQLAYIMGIELIRFDMSEYMERHAVSRLIGAPPGYVGFDQGGLLTEAITKKPHAVLLLDEIEKAHPDIFNVLLQVMDHGTLTDNNGRKADFRNVLIIMTTNAGAETMNKATIGFTNPRQAGDEMGDIKRLFTPEFRNRLDAIVNFKALDEQIILRVVDKFLLQLETQLAEKKVEVTFTDTLRKHLAKKGFDPLMGARPMQRLIQDTIRRALADELLFGRLTEGGRLTVDIDVKTDDKGVETSEVLLDIQPLPKKDRSAKSEPAEPEEATAD; from the coding sequence ATGATTGCCCAGGAACTGGAAGTCAGCTTGCACATGGCCTTTGTTGAGGCCCGCCAGCAGCGCCACGAGTTCATCACCGTGGAGCATCTGTTGCTTGCACTGCTCGATAACCCCAGCGCAGCGGAAGTGCTGCGCGCATGTTCGGCCAACATCGATGATCTGCGTTCATCGCTGTCGAACTTCATCAAAGACAACACGCCGCAGGTCGCAGGATCTGACGAGGTGGACACACAACCCACGCTGGGCTTCCAGCGGGTGATTCAGCGCGCCATCATGCACGTGCAGTCCACGGGCAATGGCAAGAAAGAGGTGACGGGCGCCAACGTGCTCGTGGCGATCTTTGGCGAGAAGGATTCGCACGCCGTGTACTACCTGCACCAGCAGGGCGTGACGCGCCTGGATGTGGTCAATTTCATTGCCCATGGCATCAAGAAAGGCGAACCGCCAGAACCCGCCAAGGCCGAGAACCAGGCCGAAGGCGAGGAGGGCGGTGGTTCGGAACGCAATGAAAAAGCGTCTCCGCTGGAGCAGTTCACGCAGAACCTGAACCAGGCCGCCAAAGAAGGCAAGATTGATCCGCTGATCGGCCGCCACTACGAGGTGGAGCGCACGATCCAGATACTGTGCCGCCGTCGCAAGAACAACCCGCTGCTGGTGGGCGAAGCCGGCGTGGGCAAGACGGCGATTGCCGAGGGTCTGGCCTGGCGCATCACGCAAAACGATGTGCCTGAAATTCTGGCCGAGGCCGTGGTCTATTCGCTCGACATGGGCGCGCTTCTGGCGGGCACCAAGTACCGGGGGGATTTCGAGCAGCGCCTCAAGGGCGTGCTCAAGTCGCTCAAGGACAAGCCCAATGCCATCCTGTTCATTGACGAGATTCACACCCTCATCGGTGCGGGTGCCGCATCGGGCGGCACGCTCGATGCGTCCAACCTGCTCAAGCCGGCGCTCTCGAGCGGGGCGCTCAAGTGCATTGGGGCGACGACCTTCTCGGAATACCGTGGCATCTTCGAAAAAGACGCGGCGTTGTCGCGCCGCTTCCAGAAGGTGGACGTGGTCGAGCCCACCGTGCAGGAAACCATCGACATCCTCAAGGGCCTCAAGAGCCGCTTTGAAGAGCACCACAGCGTGAAGTACGCTGCGGCGGCCCTGCAGGCTGCGGCCGAGCTGAGCGCCAAGTACATCAACGACCGCCACCTGCCCGACAAGGCGATTGACGTGATCGACGAGGCCGGTGCCGCCCAGCGCATCATGGTGCCGAGCAAGCGCAAAAAGACCATTGGCAAGGCCGAGATCGAAGAGATCGTGGCCAAGATCGCACGCATTCCGCCCGCCAATGTCTCCAACGACGACCGCGGCAAGCTGCAGACGCTGGAGCGCGACCTGAAAAGTGTCGTGTTCGGCCAGGACAAGGCCCTCGAGGTGCTGGCCAGCGCGGTCAAGATGGCGCGCTCTGGCCTGGGCAAGGGCGACAAGCCGATCGGCTCGTTCCTCTTCAGTGGCCCCACCGGCGTCGGCAAGACCGAGGCGGCCAAGCAGCTGGCGTACATCATGGGCATCGAGCTGATCCGCTTCGACATGTCGGAGTACATGGAGCGCCATGCCGTGAGCCGCCTGATCGGCGCGCCCCCCGGTTACGTGGGGTTCGACCAGGGTGGCCTGCTCACCGAAGCCATCACCAAGAAGCCGCACGCGGTGCTGCTGCTCGATGAAATCGAGAAGGCGCACCCGGACATCTTCAACGTGCTGCTGCAGGTGATGGACCATGGCACGCTGACCGACAACAACGGACGTAAGGCCGACTTCCGCAACGTGCTCATCATCATGACCACGAACGCGGGCGCCGAGACCATGAACAAGGCGACCATCGGCTTCACCAACCCGCGGCAGGCGGGCGACGAAATGGGCGACATCAAGCGCCTGTTCACGCCCGAGTTCCGCAACCGGCTGGATGCCATCGTCAACTTCAAGGCGCTCGACGAGCAGATCATCTTGCGCGTGGTGGACAAGTTCCTGCTGCAGCTGGAAACCCAGCTGGCCGAGAAGAAAGTGGAAGTCACCTTCACCGACACGCTGCGCAAGCACCTGGCCAAGAAGGGTTTTGATCCGTTGATGGGCGCCCGCCCGATGCAGCGCCTGATCCAGGACACGATCCGTCGTGCACTGGCCGACGAACTGCTCTTCGGCCGCCTGACCGAAGGTGGGCGTCTGACGGTGGACATCGACGTCAAGACCGACGACAAGGGCGTGGAAACGTCCGAAGTGCTGCTGGATATCCAGCCGCTGCCCAAGAAGGATCGCTCGGCCAAGTCAGAACCCGCCGAACCCGAAGAGGCCACGGCAGATTGA
- a CDS encoding outer membrane protein assembly factor BamD: MLRAPLPFITALLTAGLLAGCSSTPEDKTAGWSPNRIYSEAKDELSSGAFDKAVPLFEKLEGRAAGTPLAQQAQLDKAYAQYKSGEKAQAIATLDRFMKLHPASPALDYALYLKGLVNFNDNLGLFSWISQQDLSERDQKAAKDSFESFSELATRFPDSRYAKDSRQRMTYIVNSLAQYEVHVARYYYQRGAYVAAIGRAQASLADYQGVPALEEALYILIQSYDALGMTQLRDDARRVMEASYPQGVYATGSVKTKSNPWWKFW; encoded by the coding sequence ATGCTGCGTGCCCCCCTGCCTTTTATCACTGCCCTGCTGACCGCCGGCCTGCTCGCGGGCTGTTCCAGCACTCCGGAAGACAAGACAGCGGGCTGGAGCCCCAACCGCATTTACTCGGAAGCCAAGGACGAGCTGAGCAGCGGCGCATTCGACAAGGCAGTGCCTTTGTTCGAAAAGCTGGAGGGCCGCGCAGCGGGCACGCCGCTGGCCCAGCAGGCGCAGCTGGACAAAGCCTATGCGCAATACAAGTCTGGCGAAAAGGCGCAGGCCATCGCCACCCTCGACCGGTTCATGAAGCTGCACCCCGCCAGCCCCGCACTGGATTACGCGCTGTACCTGAAAGGCCTGGTCAACTTCAACGACAACCTGGGCCTCTTTTCGTGGATTTCGCAGCAGGATCTGTCCGAACGCGACCAGAAAGCGGCCAAGGACTCCTTCGAGTCGTTCAGCGAACTGGCAACCCGGTTCCCTGACTCACGCTACGCCAAAGATTCGCGCCAGCGCATGACCTACATCGTCAATTCGCTGGCCCAGTATGAAGTCCACGTCGCGCGCTACTACTACCAGCGCGGCGCCTATGTGGCAGCCATTGGCCGTGCCCAGGCCTCACTGGCTGACTACCAGGGTGTGCCCGCGCTCGAAGAGGCCCTGTACATCCTGATCCAGTCCTACGACGCCCTGGGCATGACCCAGCTGCGGGACGACGCCCGCCGGGTCATGGAGGCTTCGTACCCCCAAGGCGTCTACGCGACGGGCAGCGTCAAGACCAAGTCGAATCCGTGGTGGAAGTTCTGGTAA
- a CDS encoding lytic murein transglycosylase has product MLATMALAGCALAPAPARPPATMDTPAAAQPSPTAATAGGTSTDADHAAGFAAWRTAFAAQALAGGIRPDTVRDVLGNAQWQPRVVELDRAQPEFTRTPWAYLDSAVSAQRIAQGQAKLAEHQATLDAAAARYGVPATVITAIWGIESNYGSNFGSLRTVDALATLAYDGRRRAWAQSELLAALRIIDAGDIAADRMIGSWAGAMGHTQFLPSVFLAYAVDADGDGHRDIWGSIPDVAASTAHFLARSGWRANEPWGAEVQLPPSFDHARADLGVRQSTAQWEADGVRPLDGQRLPSLASASIVSPGGARGPAFLVGANFRTILRYNNSVNYALAVALLSQQIGGGAAIAGAWPRDLEPLTRTQMQALQEALNRNGFSAGTPDGVMGPATRAGLRAFQRSVGVAQDGYPTQELLQRLQAP; this is encoded by the coding sequence ATGCTGGCGACCATGGCTTTGGCGGGATGCGCCTTAGCACCGGCTCCCGCCCGCCCCCCGGCCACGATGGACACCCCGGCCGCAGCGCAGCCCAGCCCCACTGCCGCCACTGCCGGAGGCACGTCAACCGATGCGGACCACGCGGCAGGCTTTGCCGCGTGGCGCACCGCCTTTGCGGCACAAGCCCTGGCGGGCGGCATTCGACCTGACACGGTGCGCGACGTGTTGGGCAACGCCCAATGGCAACCGCGCGTGGTGGAACTGGACCGCGCCCAGCCCGAGTTCACCCGCACGCCCTGGGCCTACCTCGACAGCGCCGTCTCTGCGCAGCGCATAGCGCAGGGCCAGGCCAAGCTGGCGGAGCACCAGGCAACGCTGGACGCAGCCGCCGCCCGCTACGGCGTGCCGGCCACCGTCATCACCGCCATCTGGGGCATCGAGAGCAATTACGGCAGCAACTTCGGCAGCTTGCGCACCGTGGACGCACTGGCCACGCTGGCCTACGACGGGCGCCGCCGCGCCTGGGCGCAAAGCGAACTGCTGGCGGCCCTGCGCATCATCGACGCGGGCGACATCGCCGCCGACCGCATGATCGGCTCCTGGGCCGGTGCGATGGGCCACACACAGTTCCTGCCCTCGGTGTTCCTGGCCTACGCCGTCGATGCCGATGGCGACGGGCACCGCGACATCTGGGGCAGCATCCCCGATGTGGCGGCATCCACGGCCCACTTTCTGGCCCGCTCCGGCTGGCGGGCGAACGAGCCCTGGGGGGCCGAGGTCCAGCTGCCACCTTCGTTCGACCATGCCCGGGCCGACCTCGGCGTGCGGCAGAGCACGGCGCAATGGGAAGCCGATGGAGTGCGCCCGCTCGACGGCCAGAGGTTGCCAAGCCTCGCCTCAGCCTCGATCGTTAGTCCGGGCGGCGCACGCGGCCCCGCTTTTTTGGTGGGAGCCAACTTCCGCACCATCCTGCGGTACAACAACTCCGTCAACTACGCGCTCGCGGTGGCACTGCTGTCGCAACAGATCGGCGGCGGTGCAGCCATTGCGGGCGCCTGGCCCCGCGACCTGGAGCCCCTGACACGCACACAGATGCAGGCGCTGCAAGAGGCCTTGAACCGCAACGGTTTTTCTGCCGGCACCCCGGACGGCGTGATGGGCCCAGCCACCCGCGCAGGCCTGCGCGCCTTCCAGCGCAGCGTGGGTGTGGCGCAAGACGGTTACCCCACGCAGGAGCTGCTTCAGCGCCTGCAGGCGCCGTGA